A DNA window from Streptococcus mutans contains the following coding sequences:
- a CDS encoding NAD(P)H-hydrate dehydratase, producing the protein MIIDDLLTKKIIKPRPLNSHKGTFGRVLLIGGNYPYGGAIIMAALACVNSGAGLVMVATHKDNITALHSHLPEAMAFDMVEKDRLSEQITAADVVLMGPGLAEDDLAQTTFDVVWQAIKPKQILIIDGSAINLLAKRKPAIWPIKQIILTPHQKEWERLSGLTIPEQIEAATQTALAHFPKETILVAKSHQTKIYQGQKIGHIQVGGPYQATGGMGDTLAGMIAGFVAQFHTDRFEVAAAAVFLHSYIADQLSKEAYVVLPTRISAEITRVMKEMSE; encoded by the coding sequence ATGATTATTGATGATCTTTTAACGAAAAAAATAATTAAACCACGTCCTCTTAACAGTCACAAGGGGACTTTTGGCCGTGTCCTTTTGATTGGCGGCAACTACCCTTACGGTGGTGCTATCATCATGGCTGCCCTTGCTTGTGTCAATAGCGGAGCTGGTTTGGTGATGGTTGCGACCCATAAGGACAATATCACAGCTCTGCACAGCCATTTACCCGAAGCTATGGCTTTTGATATGGTTGAAAAAGATCGTTTGTCAGAGCAAATAACAGCAGCAGATGTGGTTCTTATGGGACCGGGCTTGGCAGAAGATGACTTGGCTCAAACAACCTTTGATGTGGTTTGGCAGGCTATCAAACCAAAACAGATCCTGATTATTGATGGCTCTGCTATAAATCTATTAGCCAAAAGAAAACCAGCTATTTGGCCAATCAAGCAAATAATCCTAACACCCCATCAAAAAGAATGGGAAAGATTGTCTGGACTGACTATTCCAGAACAGATAGAAGCAGCAACACAAACAGCACTAGCTCATTTTCCAAAAGAAACCATCCTAGTCGCAAAATCCCATCAGACCAAGATTTATCAAGGACAAAAAATCGGACATATCCAAGTTGGCGGTCCCTATCAAGCGACTGGCGGTATGGGAGATACCTTGGCTGGAATGATTGCAGGCTTTGTTGCTCAATTTCACACAGACCGCTTTGAGGTTGCCGCAGCCGCTGTTTTCCTCCACTCCTACATAGCAGACCAATTGAGCAAAGAGGCCTACGTCGTCCTACCAACCAGAATCAGTGCGGAGATAACAAGAGTGATGAAGGAGATGAGTGAGTGA
- a CDS encoding bifunctional methylenetetrahydrofolate dehydrogenase/methenyltetrahydrofolate cyclohydrolase: MTEIIDGKALAQKLQLHLANKVEQMKEKHGLVPGLVVILVGDNPASQVYVRNKERSAIKAGFKSETIRLSDSISEEELIEIIEGYNQDPSFHGILVQLPLPAHINDKKIILAIDPHKDVDGFHPMNTGHLWSGRSMMVPCTPAGIMEMLSAYHVDLEGKHAVIIGRSNIVGKPMAQLLLEKNATVTLTHSRTKHLSEVTRCADVLIVAIGQGNFVTEEFVKEGAVVIDVGMNRDKNGKLIGDVNFDHVAQKASLITPVPGGVGPMTITMLLEQTYQAALRSVTK, translated from the coding sequence ATGACAGAAATTATTGATGGTAAAGCCTTGGCACAAAAGCTGCAATTGCATTTAGCCAATAAAGTTGAACAGATGAAAGAAAAACATGGGCTTGTTCCCGGTCTTGTGGTGATTTTAGTAGGTGATAATCCTGCCAGTCAAGTCTATGTGCGTAATAAAGAGCGCTCAGCTATCAAGGCGGGATTTAAAAGTGAAACCATACGCCTATCTGACTCTATTAGTGAAGAAGAATTAATTGAGATTATTGAAGGTTATAATCAAGATCCTTCCTTCCATGGTATTCTGGTTCAATTGCCGCTGCCGGCTCACATTAATGATAAGAAAATCATTTTAGCCATTGATCCTCATAAGGATGTAGATGGCTTTCATCCTATGAATACTGGTCATTTGTGGAGCGGTCGTTCCATGATGGTACCTTGTACCCCCGCTGGTATTATGGAAATGCTGAGTGCCTATCACGTTGATCTTGAAGGGAAGCATGCAGTTATTATTGGTCGTTCCAATATCGTTGGGAAGCCAATGGCGCAGTTATTGCTCGAAAAAAATGCAACAGTTACCCTGACCCATTCTAGAACGAAACATTTATCAGAAGTCACACGCTGTGCGGATGTGCTTATTGTTGCTATTGGTCAAGGAAATTTTGTCACTGAGGAATTTGTCAAAGAAGGTGCTGTTGTCATTGATGTTGGCATGAACCGTGACAAAAATGGAAAACTTATCGGCGATGTTAACTTTGACCACGTCGCTCAAAAAGCCAGCCTCATTACTCCTGTTCCGGGTGGTGTCGGTCCTATGACCATCACCATGCTTTTGGAACAAACCTATCAAGCAGCTTTAAGAAGTGTGACCAAATGA
- a CDS encoding FeoB-associated Cys-rich membrane protein — protein MSTFIIAILIAAGAFLGIRHYIKQKGSCGDCDCACPVKDEMKKSSKTH, from the coding sequence ATGTCAACCTTTATTATTGCTATCTTAATTGCAGCTGGAGCTTTCTTAGGAATTCGTCATTATATTAAGCAGAAAGGTTCTTGTGGCGATTGTGACTGTGCCTGCCCTGTTAAAGATGAGATGAAAAAATCAAGCAAGACACATTAA
- the feoB gene encoding ferrous iron transport protein B gives MTEIALIGNPNSGKTSLFNLLTGTSQRVGNWPGVTVERKSGNVKKLKEISVQDLPGIYSMSPYSPEEKVARDYLLSNHADSILNVVDATNLERNLYLTTQLIETGIPVTIALNMSDVLKNQGKSINSDKLAYQMGVPVVATSALKNTGVDKAVKKASQTTKDSVDSVQYPTYDAKFEAAIAQIIEVLGQTVPERSSRFYAIKLFERDRLVEEELDLSPFQKKEIKDIIQITEEVFTEDSESIVINQRYAFIERVSQMAQSQDNDFKMSASDKIDKIVTNRVLALPIFAVVMFLVYYLSIQTVGTMGTDWVNDVLFGKYVPEFITGILETLKVQAWLQSLIIDGVVAGVGTVLGFLPQIFVLFICLGILEDIGYMSRIAFVMDRIFRRFGLSGKSFIPMLISTGCGVPGIMASRTIENERDRRITIMTTTFMPCSAKLSVIALIAGAFFPHNPWIAPSAYFMGMIAIILSGIALKKTSFLGGYTSPFIMELPSYHLPKVDAVLRYAFGKAMSFVKRAGTIIFSLTVLIWFMSSYNFTLHSVDTENSILASLGRLLAWIFTPLGFGNWKATVAALTGLAAKETVVATFGILYNNPDATETTHSLWVSLQGDYTALAAYSFLTFNLLCAPCFASIGAIKREMGNLKWTLVAIAYQTGLAYLVSLIIYQLGLVAFYGKPVTLWTGLALVLLLVMLYFIVRKPRQVKEKVITLDNLSLSHN, from the coding sequence ATGACAGAAATTGCTTTGATTGGGAATCCCAATAGCGGAAAGACAAGTTTATTTAACCTTTTAACAGGGACAAGTCAGCGTGTTGGAAATTGGCCTGGTGTAACCGTTGAGCGTAAGAGCGGTAATGTCAAAAAGCTCAAAGAGATTAGTGTTCAGGACTTACCAGGTATTTATTCCATGTCTCCGTACAGTCCTGAAGAAAAAGTAGCGCGTGATTATCTGCTGAGTAATCATGCAGACAGCATTTTAAACGTGGTTGATGCCACGAATCTGGAACGCAACCTTTACCTAACGACGCAGTTAATTGAGACAGGAATTCCTGTAACGATTGCGCTTAATATGAGCGATGTGTTAAAAAATCAAGGAAAATCTATTAATAGTGATAAATTGGCTTATCAGATGGGAGTGCCAGTTGTTGCGACCAGTGCTTTGAAAAATACAGGCGTTGACAAGGCTGTTAAAAAAGCCAGTCAAACAACTAAGGACAGTGTTGATAGTGTTCAATATCCAACTTACGATGCCAAATTTGAAGCGGCGATTGCCCAAATTATTGAGGTTCTCGGTCAGACAGTACCAGAACGTTCTAGCCGTTTTTATGCCATCAAATTATTTGAGCGCGACCGTTTGGTTGAAGAGGAATTAGATTTATCTCCCTTTCAAAAGAAGGAAATTAAAGACATCATTCAAATCACCGAGGAAGTCTTCACAGAAGATTCAGAGTCCATCGTGATTAATCAGCGTTATGCTTTCATTGAACGTGTGAGCCAAATGGCACAAAGTCAAGATAATGATTTTAAGATGTCTGCTTCTGATAAAATTGATAAAATTGTGACTAATCGTGTTTTGGCTCTGCCCATTTTTGCGGTCGTTATGTTCTTAGTTTATTACTTGTCCATTCAAACAGTGGGAACAATGGGGACGGATTGGGTTAATGATGTTCTTTTTGGTAAATACGTACCTGAATTTATAACAGGTATTTTAGAAACTTTGAAGGTGCAGGCTTGGCTACAATCATTGATTATTGATGGGGTTGTTGCTGGTGTTGGAACAGTTCTTGGCTTTTTACCGCAAATTTTTGTCCTCTTTATTTGTCTGGGAATTCTAGAAGATATTGGTTATATGAGTCGAATTGCTTTTGTTATGGATCGGATTTTCAGACGTTTCGGACTTTCAGGAAAATCCTTTATTCCTATGCTTATTTCAACGGGGTGTGGTGTTCCGGGAATTATGGCCAGTCGAACCATTGAGAATGAACGTGATCGCCGTATTACCATTATGACAACGACTTTTATGCCTTGTTCAGCTAAGCTGTCCGTCATTGCCTTAATTGCGGGAGCCTTTTTCCCTCATAATCCTTGGATAGCTCCAAGTGCTTATTTCATGGGAATGATTGCTATTATTTTATCAGGTATTGCCCTTAAGAAAACTAGTTTTTTAGGCGGTTATACGAGTCCTTTTATCATGGAATTACCAAGTTATCATCTACCAAAGGTTGATGCTGTTTTGCGCTATGCTTTTGGTAAGGCTATGAGTTTTGTTAAGCGTGCTGGAACGATTATCTTTAGTTTAACCGTTTTAATCTGGTTTATGAGTTCCTATAATTTTACTTTGCATTCAGTTGATACGGAAAACAGTATTTTGGCTAGTCTTGGTCGTCTCTTGGCTTGGATCTTTACACCGCTTGGTTTTGGAAATTGGAAGGCGACTGTTGCTGCTCTAACTGGTCTTGCAGCTAAGGAAACAGTAGTTGCAACTTTTGGAATTCTCTACAATAATCCCGATGCAACAGAAACAACGCATTCACTATGGGTTAGCCTTCAGGGGGATTATACAGCTTTGGCAGCCTATTCATTTTTGACCTTCAATTTGCTTTGTGCGCCTTGTTTTGCCTCAATCGGAGCTATCAAACGCGAAATGGGGAATCTGAAGTGGACTTTAGTGGCTATTGCTTATCAAACGGGTCTGGCTTATCTTGTTAGCTTAATTATTTACCAGCTTGGTTTAGTCGCTTTTTATGGCAAGCCAGTGACGCTTTGGACAGGTTTAGCTCTTGTTTTATTGCTTGTGATGCTTTACTTTATTGTTAGAAAACCACGTCAGGTCAAAGAAAAAGTGATTACCTTAGATAATTTAAGTTTAAGTCATAACTAA
- a CDS encoding ferrous iron transport protein A, translating to MILQDARIDVPYTVVSINLPEDSVRHLSNLGLKVGSRLELISKTKSSAIVMLKSSRLAFDDSILSKIDVSESQETVETLPLSELEVGQFAYIDNIFAVNEAKRRLMDMGLTRHTKIYLRKVAPLGDPIEISLRGYELTLRKSEAQMISVVKIDNQEEK from the coding sequence TTGATTCTGCAGGATGCAAGAATAGATGTTCCTTATACTGTTGTCAGTATCAATTTGCCTGAAGATAGTGTGAGACATCTTTCCAATCTCGGTTTAAAAGTAGGCAGCCGTCTTGAATTGATTTCAAAAACGAAATCCAGTGCTATCGTTATGCTGAAATCCAGTCGTTTAGCTTTTGATGATTCAATTTTAAGTAAGATTGATGTTAGCGAAAGTCAGGAAACGGTTGAAACATTGCCTTTATCTGAGTTAGAAGTAGGTCAATTTGCATATATTGACAATATCTTTGCTGTTAATGAAGCTAAGCGCCGCCTTATGGATATGGGGTTGACGCGTCATACAAAGATTTATTTGAGGAAGGTAGCTCCTTTAGGAGATCCAATAGAAATCAGTTTACGTGGTTATGAGTTGACCTTGAGAAAATCTGAAGCACAGATGATTAGTGTTGTTAAGATAGACAATCAGGAGGAAAAATGA
- a CDS encoding amino acid ABC transporter ATP-binding protein — protein sequence MSETLISIKNLHKYFGKNEVLKGIDLDIKQGEVLVIIGPSGSGKSTFLRTMNLLEVPTKGSITFEGVDITDKSNDIFKMREKMGMVFQQFNLFPNMTVLENITLSPIKTKGLSKAEAEEKAYQLLDKVGLRDKAAAYPQSLSGGQQQRIAIARGLAMDPDVLLFDEPTSALDPEMVGEVLSVMQDLAKSGMTMAIVTHEMGFAHEVADRVIFMDDGIIVEEGAPEEVFKNAKEERTRDFLGKVL from the coding sequence ATGTCAGAAACACTTATCAGTATTAAAAATTTACATAAATATTTTGGTAAAAATGAGGTACTCAAGGGAATTGACCTTGATATCAAACAAGGAGAAGTTCTTGTTATTATTGGACCATCAGGATCAGGAAAGTCAACTTTTTTACGGACAATGAATCTTTTGGAAGTACCAACCAAAGGGAGCATTACGTTTGAAGGTGTTGATATTACCGATAAATCCAATGATATTTTCAAAATGCGTGAAAAGATGGGAATGGTTTTCCAACAATTTAATCTTTTCCCTAATATGACTGTTTTGGAAAATATTACGCTTTCTCCTATTAAAACCAAAGGGCTTAGTAAGGCAGAAGCAGAAGAAAAGGCTTATCAGCTTTTGGATAAGGTAGGTTTGCGTGATAAGGCAGCAGCCTATCCGCAAAGTCTATCAGGTGGACAGCAACAGCGGATCGCTATTGCGCGTGGCTTGGCTATGGATCCAGACGTACTTCTTTTTGATGAGCCAACATCAGCTCTTGATCCAGAAATGGTCGGCGAAGTGTTAAGTGTTATGCAAGACCTTGCTAAATCAGGGATGACCATGGCTATTGTCACCCATGAAATGGGCTTTGCACATGAAGTGGCTGATCGTGTGATTTTCATGGATGATGGTATTATTGTTGAAGAGGGAGCTCCTGAAGAAGTTTTTAAAAATGCCAAAGAAGAAAGGACCAGGGATTTCCTTGGAAAAGTGTTATAA
- a CDS encoding amino acid ABC transporter permease yields the protein MDFSFLSKYWAYFNYGVLVTIMISACVVFFGTIIGVLVALIKRSRIKVLDWLVSFYVWIFRGTPMVVQIMISFVLLHFTNMPIVKFGVLDLDFSRLLPGIIVLSLNSGAYISEVVRAGIEAVPKGQLEAAYSLGIKPVNAMRYVILPQAFKNILPALGNEFITIIKDSSLLQTIGVMELWNGAQSVVTATYLPLTPLLFGAFYYLMVTTLMSALVKLLENRFGKGDAS from the coding sequence ATGGATTTTTCATTTTTATCTAAATATTGGGCTTATTTTAATTATGGTGTTCTTGTAACCATCATGATTTCAGCCTGTGTTGTCTTTTTTGGGACGATTATTGGTGTTCTTGTGGCTTTGATTAAACGCAGTCGTATCAAGGTTTTAGATTGGCTGGTTTCCTTTTACGTGTGGATTTTTCGTGGTACTCCTATGGTTGTGCAAATTATGATTTCTTTTGTCCTTTTGCATTTTACCAATATGCCAATTGTTAAATTTGGTGTTTTAGATTTGGATTTTTCCCGTCTTTTGCCAGGGATTATTGTCCTGTCACTTAATAGTGGGGCCTATATTTCAGAAGTTGTTCGTGCAGGAATTGAAGCAGTGCCTAAAGGACAATTAGAAGCCGCTTATTCTTTAGGAATTAAGCCGGTAAATGCCATGCGCTATGTCATCTTGCCGCAAGCTTTCAAAAATATTTTGCCTGCTTTGGGGAATGAATTTATCACAATTATCAAAGACAGCTCTCTTTTACAAACGATTGGGGTTATGGAACTATGGAATGGCGCTCAATCAGTCGTAACGGCAACCTATCTGCCTTTGACCCCACTTTTATTTGGTGCCTTTTATTATTTGATGGTGACAACCTTGATGTCGGCACTTGTTAAATTACTTGAAAATCGTTTTGGTAAAGGAGATGCCAGCTAA
- a CDS encoding YkuJ family protein, which yields MESHLVRIINRLELMTTDSNNLKRHFERDGAVVAEVSFNNDPENGPVFTLRDVAAHETYTFDSIDLIAMEIYDLLY from the coding sequence ATGGAATCACACTTGGTGAGAATTATTAATCGTTTGGAATTAATGACGACTGACAGCAATAATTTGAAACGTCATTTTGAACGTGATGGTGCTGTTGTTGCAGAGGTTTCCTTTAATAATGATCCAGAAAACGGTCCTGTCTTTACTTTGCGGGATGTTGCTGCGCATGAGACTTATACTTTTGATAGTATTGACCTCATTGCAATGGAAATCTACGATTTACTTTATTAA
- the argF gene encoding ornithine carbamoyltransferase, with protein sequence MTKAKSFLKEIDYSKKEIEDFIYLAMQFKKLKKERIPHRYLDGLNIALIFEKTSTRTRSAFTVAGQDLGMNVSYLGKDDIQLGKKESLVDTAKVLGTMFDGIEYRGFKQESVELLAEFSGVPVWNGLTDTWHPTQMIADFMTVKEHFGKFEDLTLAYLGDGRNNVANSLLVTSAILGINVKIIAPKELQPESEIVALAKKHQTEGLITITDDTAAVADTDILYTDVWVSMGEEVDFKERIDLLLPYQINQALLNRVRKPNALVLHCLPAFHDLNTEIGREIYERYGYKELEMTDAVFQKHSQTIFQEAENRLHSIKAIMYHSLKNI encoded by the coding sequence ATGACAAAAGCAAAATCATTTTTAAAGGAAATAGATTACAGTAAGAAAGAGATAGAAGACTTCATTTATCTTGCTATGCAATTTAAAAAATTAAAAAAAGAACGCATTCCACACCGATATTTGGATGGACTCAATATTGCTTTAATTTTTGAAAAAACCTCTACAAGAACAAGGAGTGCTTTTACTGTTGCTGGACAAGATCTGGGAATGAATGTGTCTTATTTAGGAAAAGATGACATTCAATTAGGGAAAAAAGAGTCTCTTGTTGATACGGCTAAAGTTTTAGGAACCATGTTTGATGGTATTGAGTACCGTGGGTTTAAGCAAGAAAGTGTTGAGCTCTTAGCGGAATTTTCTGGTGTGCCTGTTTGGAATGGACTAACAGATACTTGGCATCCCACACAGATGATTGCTGATTTTATGACTGTAAAAGAACATTTTGGGAAATTTGAAGATCTGACCTTAGCTTATCTAGGAGATGGCCGCAATAATGTTGCCAATTCTTTACTTGTGACGTCGGCTATTTTGGGGATTAATGTTAAAATCATAGCGCCTAAAGAGCTGCAGCCTGAGTCAGAAATTGTAGCTTTGGCTAAAAAGCATCAGACAGAAGGGCTAATTACAATTACTGATGACACTGCAGCTGTTGCCGATACTGATATTCTCTACACAGATGTCTGGGTATCCATGGGAGAAGAGGTTGATTTTAAGGAAAGGATCGATTTATTACTGCCTTATCAGATCAATCAAGCTCTGCTTAATAGGGTTAGAAAGCCCAATGCTCTTGTTTTGCATTGCTTACCGGCCTTTCACGATCTCAATACTGAAATTGGCCGAGAAATTTACGAGCGGTACGGTTATAAAGAACTTGAAATGACAGATGCTGTATTTCAAAAGCATAGCCAGACTATTTTTCAAGAGGCAGAAAATCGTTTACATTCAATTAAAGCAATTATGTATCACTCCTTAAAAAATATCTAA
- a CDS encoding ATP-dependent Clp protease ATP-binding subunit: MLCQNCKLNEATIHLYANVNGQQKQIDLCQNCYQIMKTDPENGPLNHLSQQNSSSINPFFDDFFGDLNNFRAFNNQDLPNTPPTQAGGGNGNGGNNRRPGGPQQQASQKPNGLLEEFGINLTDIARKGEIDPVIGRDEEITRVIEILNRRTKNNPVLIGEPGVGKTAVVEGLAQKIVDGDVPQKLHGKNVIRLDVVSLVQGTGIRGQFEERMQKLMEEIRQRQDVILFIDEIHEIVGAGSAGDGNMDAGNILKPALARGELQLVGATTLNEYRIIEKDAALERRMQPVKVDEPSVAETITILKGIQPKYEDYHHVKYTDEAIEAAANLSNRYIQDRFLPDKAIDLLDEAGSKMNLTLNFVDPKEIDHRLIEAENLKAQATRDEDYEKAAYFRDQIAKYKEMQSAKLDKENTPVITEKNIEVIVEQKTNIPVGELKEKEQSQLIHLADDLKTRVIGQDAAVDKIAKAIRRNRVGLGTPNRPIGSFLFVGPTGVGKTELSKQLAIELFGSEDSMIRFDMSEYMEKHAVAKLVGAPPGYVGYEEAGQLTEKVRRNPYSLILLDEVEKAHPDVMHMFLQVLDDGRLTDGQGRTVSFKDTIIIMTSNAGTGKSEANVGFGASREGRTNSVLGELGNFFSPEFMNRFDGIIEFQALSKDNLLQIVSLMLDDVNQRLAVNAIHLDVTDKVKEKLVDLGYDPKMGARPLRRTIQEHIEDAITDFYLEHPDQKELKAIMTSNGKIVIRASNKVETVTKATSD, encoded by the coding sequence ATGCTCTGTCAAAATTGTAAATTAAATGAAGCGACTATTCATCTATATGCTAATGTTAATGGTCAGCAAAAGCAGATTGACCTTTGTCAAAATTGTTATCAAATTATGAAAACAGATCCTGAAAATGGACCTTTAAATCATCTTTCGCAACAAAATTCGTCATCCATCAATCCTTTCTTTGATGATTTCTTTGGCGATTTGAATAATTTTCGTGCCTTTAATAATCAAGATCTGCCAAACACACCGCCAACACAAGCTGGCGGCGGCAATGGTAACGGAGGCAATAATCGCCGTCCCGGCGGACCTCAGCAACAGGCCTCCCAAAAGCCAAATGGGTTGCTTGAAGAGTTTGGTATTAATTTAACAGATATTGCGCGCAAGGGTGAAATTGATCCTGTTATTGGCCGTGATGAAGAAATCACAAGGGTTATCGAAATTCTCAACCGTCGCACAAAGAATAATCCTGTTCTTATTGGAGAACCGGGTGTCGGTAAAACTGCTGTTGTCGAAGGACTGGCGCAAAAAATTGTTGATGGTGATGTTCCACAAAAATTACATGGAAAAAATGTCATTCGTCTGGACGTCGTCAGCCTTGTTCAAGGTACTGGTATTCGAGGCCAATTTGAAGAACGGATGCAAAAGCTAATGGAAGAAATCCGTCAACGTCAAGATGTTATTCTTTTCATTGATGAAATTCATGAAATTGTTGGTGCTGGTTCTGCTGGCGATGGCAATATGGACGCCGGAAATATTTTAAAACCCGCTTTGGCACGCGGTGAGCTTCAACTTGTTGGTGCTACAACACTCAATGAATATCGGATTATTGAAAAAGATGCCGCTTTGGAACGTCGAATGCAACCCGTAAAAGTTGATGAACCTAGTGTTGCAGAAACCATAACGATTCTTAAAGGTATTCAGCCCAAATATGAAGATTACCATCATGTAAAGTATACAGATGAAGCGATTGAAGCTGCTGCAAATCTTTCAAATCGTTACATTCAGGATCGTTTTTTACCTGATAAGGCTATTGATCTTCTAGATGAAGCTGGCTCTAAAATGAATTTAACACTTAACTTTGTAGATCCTAAAGAAATTGATCACCGCTTGATTGAAGCCGAAAATCTAAAAGCTCAAGCAACCCGTGATGAAGATTATGAAAAAGCAGCTTACTTCCGTGATCAAATTGCCAAATACAAGGAAATGCAATCCGCTAAACTTGATAAGGAGAATACTCCTGTTATTACAGAAAAAAATATTGAAGTAATTGTCGAGCAAAAGACCAATATTCCTGTTGGTGAATTAAAAGAAAAGGAACAATCACAATTAATTCATCTCGCTGACGATCTTAAAACGCGTGTTATTGGACAGGATGCTGCTGTTGATAAAATTGCTAAAGCTATTCGCCGCAATCGTGTTGGACTAGGCACTCCAAATCGGCCAATTGGTTCTTTCCTTTTTGTCGGCCCTACTGGTGTTGGTAAAACGGAACTCTCTAAACAATTAGCTATTGAGCTTTTTGGTTCTGAAGATAGTATGATTCGTTTCGATATGAGTGAATACATGGAAAAACATGCTGTGGCTAAACTTGTTGGTGCACCTCCGGGATATGTCGGTTATGAAGAAGCTGGTCAGTTAACCGAAAAAGTTCGTCGCAATCCTTATTCATTGATCTTACTCGATGAAGTTGAAAAAGCTCATCCAGATGTCATGCATATGTTCTTACAAGTGCTTGATGATGGCCGTCTAACGGATGGACAAGGACGCACTGTCAGCTTTAAGGATACTATTATTATCATGACCTCAAATGCTGGTACAGGGAAATCTGAAGCTAATGTTGGTTTTGGTGCCAGTCGAGAAGGCCGTACTAATTCTGTTCTAGGCGAATTGGGTAACTTCTTTAGCCCTGAATTTATGAACCGTTTTGATGGTATCATCGAATTTCAGGCTTTAAGCAAGGATAATCTTCTTCAAATTGTTTCTCTCATGCTGGATGACGTTAATCAACGTTTAGCTGTTAATGCTATTCACCTTGATGTAACTGATAAAGTTAAAGAAAAATTGGTTGATCTCGGTTATGATCCTAAAATGGGAGCAAGACCGCTGCGTCGTACTATCCAAGAACATATTGAAGATGCTATTACGGATTTCTACTTAGAGCATCCTGATCAAAAAGAACTAAAAGCTATTATGACAAGCAACGGCAAAATTGTTATCAGGGCTTCTAACAAAGTCGAAACGGTTACCAAAGCAACTTCAGATTAA
- a CDS encoding NUDIX hydrolase, which yields MTNHPTFGDKLENVDYKTRYGVYAVIPNKDKTKIILVQAPNGSWFLPGGEIEAGENHLTALERELIEELGFTADIGHYYGQADEYFYSSHRETYFYNPAYLYEVTQFTQVGNPLEDFNHLAWFSIEEAKSKLKRGSHKWGIDCWQKDQEKN from the coding sequence ATGACAAACCATCCAACCTTTGGTGATAAATTAGAAAATGTTGATTACAAGACGCGCTATGGTGTTTATGCTGTTATTCCAAATAAAGACAAGACTAAAATCATTTTAGTACAGGCACCCAATGGATCTTGGTTTCTACCCGGTGGTGAAATTGAAGCAGGTGAGAATCACTTAACAGCTTTAGAGCGAGAACTCATTGAAGAACTAGGTTTTACGGCTGATATTGGCCATTATTATGGTCAGGCTGACGAATATTTCTACTCTAGTCATCGTGAGACCTATTTTTACAATCCTGCCTACCTTTATGAAGTCACTCAGTTTACACAGGTTGGCAATCCGCTAGAAGATTTTAACCACTTAGCATGGTTTTCTATTGAGGAAGCAAAAAGTAAATTAAAACGAGGTAGTCATAAATGGGGAATTGATTGCTGGCAAAAAGACCAAGAGAAAAACTAA
- a CDS encoding DUF1827 family protein → MRLINTTSSHQHLVKNQLKHTDATLVETYSAGNTDVIFTQAPKHYELLISNKHRAIKDNEIETIREFFLKRKINKNIILLDQLKTLHTANLIEISIPIAD, encoded by the coding sequence ATGAGATTAATCAATACGACTAGCAGTCATCAACATTTAGTTAAAAATCAACTAAAACATACTGATGCTACACTCGTTGAAACTTATTCAGCTGGCAATACCGACGTTATTTTCACTCAAGCGCCTAAACATTATGAACTTTTAATTTCAAACAAACATCGTGCTATCAAAGATAATGAAATTGAAACCATTCGAGAATTTTTCCTCAAGCGTAAAATTAATAAAAATATTATTTTATTAGATCAATTAAAAACACTGCATACTGCAAACCTAATTGAGATTTCCATTCCAATAGCTGATTAG